A genome region from Chryseobacterium sp. G0186 includes the following:
- a CDS encoding FAD-binding oxidoreductase, translating to MKPNFTQKVTNWGNFPVVEKEMRSEDSFKKIKEFVLNHNEVIARGNGRCYGDASLGESIFSTKKLNKFISFDRLNGIIECESGVLLSDVLEISVPQGYFLYVTPGTKFISVGGAIASDVHGKNHHAEGCFSEYVIEFKLMTENGEIITCSREENSGKFWATIGGMGLTGIILTAKFKLKNIESAYIRQESIKAENLDEIFKLFDESESWTYTVAWIDCLQKGKNIGRSILMRGEHAFQHELPQNLAKNSLRLKKKMQPTIPFYFPGFVLNALTVKIFNWLYYKKQSKKEVKNFIDYETFFYPLDAINEWNKIYGKSGFIQYQMVIPKETGKEGMKKILETIANSGNGSFLAVLKLFGKHNPEAYNSFPVEGYTLALDFKVNSKLKKLVDQLDSIVQEFGGRIYLTKDSMSRSSLTNYLKNIQNPKFVSLQHKRIINNNS from the coding sequence ATGAAGCCGAATTTCACACAGAAAGTTACAAACTGGGGCAATTTCCCGGTAGTGGAAAAAGAAATGAGATCTGAGGATAGCTTCAAAAAAATAAAAGAGTTTGTACTCAATCATAACGAAGTTATTGCAAGAGGAAATGGAAGATGCTATGGAGATGCTTCGTTGGGAGAATCAATATTTTCTACAAAGAAATTAAATAAATTCATCAGTTTTGACCGTTTAAACGGGATCATAGAGTGTGAATCCGGAGTATTGCTTTCAGATGTTCTTGAAATATCAGTTCCGCAGGGATATTTCCTGTATGTAACTCCGGGAACAAAATTTATTTCAGTAGGAGGAGCCATTGCTTCCGATGTTCATGGGAAAAATCACCATGCAGAAGGGTGTTTTTCAGAATATGTGATTGAATTTAAACTCATGACAGAGAATGGGGAAATTATTACCTGTTCAAGAGAGGAAAATTCTGGGAAGTTCTGGGCTACCATTGGTGGAATGGGACTTACAGGGATTATTCTTACAGCAAAGTTTAAGCTTAAAAACATAGAATCTGCATACATCCGTCAGGAGAGTATTAAAGCAGAAAATCTGGATGAGATCTTTAAATTGTTTGATGAAAGTGAAAGCTGGACCTATACCGTAGCTTGGATAGACTGTCTTCAAAAAGGAAAAAATATCGGAAGAAGTATTCTGATGAGAGGAGAACATGCCTTTCAACATGAACTTCCACAGAATTTGGCGAAAAATTCTTTACGATTAAAGAAAAAAATGCAACCTACCATTCCTTTTTATTTTCCAGGATTTGTATTGAATGCACTGACGGTGAAAATCTTCAATTGGCTATACTATAAAAAACAATCTAAAAAGGAAGTAAAGAACTTTATAGATTACGAAACTTTTTTCTATCCTTTAGATGCCATTAATGAATGGAACAAAATCTACGGAAAGTCAGGGTTTATACAGTACCAAATGGTTATTCCGAAAGAAACAGGAAAAGAGGGAATGAAAAAAATTCTTGAAACCATTGCTAATAGCGGAAACGGTTCTTTCCTTGCTGTTTTAAAACTTTTTGGAAAACATAATCCTGAGGCTTATAATTCATTTCCGGTAGAGGGCTATACGCTGGCACTGGATTTTAAAGTGAATTCAAAACTGAAGAAGCTGGTAGACCAATTAGACAGCATCGTGCAGGAATTTGGAGGAAGAATTTATCTTACTAAAGACAGTATGAGCAGATCTTCACTGACCAATTACCTGAAAAATATTCAAAATCCTAAATTTGTGTCTTTACAGCACAAAAGAATCATAAACAATAACTCATAA
- a CDS encoding SDR family NAD(P)-dependent oxidoreductase: MIVLGSTSEVAQAFVEKALQEGEKFEKIYLFTSNKETTERFARHIDVKFLQQSEVIELDLMKEIDYNRFDNVNSNVLFCAVGYLGDGTEEGLYDNKNTERIITINYSKLIPVMNYFAHKFESRRSGTIIGLSSVAGDRGRQSNFIYGSAKAAFTAYLSGLRNYLFSKKVHVLTVKPGFMATKMTEGLPLNPKLTATPKQAAACIYKAFKKQKDVAYVLPIWSIIMMIIRNIPEFIFKKLKL; encoded by the coding sequence ATGATAGTTCTGGGAAGTACATCTGAAGTAGCACAGGCATTTGTTGAAAAAGCACTTCAAGAAGGAGAAAAATTTGAAAAAATCTATCTTTTTACCTCAAATAAAGAAACTACAGAAAGATTTGCAAGACATATTGATGTAAAGTTTCTGCAGCAGTCCGAAGTCATAGAATTGGATCTGATGAAAGAAATAGATTACAACAGATTTGATAATGTCAATTCAAATGTATTATTTTGCGCTGTAGGATATTTGGGAGACGGAACAGAAGAAGGATTATATGATAATAAGAATACAGAACGTATCATTACGATCAATTACTCCAAGCTGATTCCGGTAATGAACTATTTTGCCCATAAATTTGAAAGCAGAAGATCGGGAACAATTATCGGGCTTTCATCAGTGGCAGGAGACAGAGGAAGACAGAGTAACTTTATCTATGGAAGTGCAAAGGCTGCCTTTACAGCATACCTGAGTGGCCTGAGGAATTATCTTTTTAGTAAAAAAGTACACGTTCTGACGGTAAAACCTGGATTTATGGCTACCAAAATGACAGAGGGATTACCTTTGAACCCTAAGTTGACTGCTACCCCAAAGCAAGCGGCAGCCTGCATTTATAAAGCCTTTAAAAAGCAGAAAGATGTGGCGTATGTCTTACCGATTTGGAGTATTATTATGATGATTATCAGGAATATTCCTGAATTTATATTTAAAAAATTAAAGCTTTAA
- a CDS encoding HAD family hydrolase — protein MKKLYCFDFDGTLTYKDTMFMYLKFYDSTKYRIQFLRHVPLFILLKLKLAETEKVKKSFIGSILKGQTQEKIELKSKQFFELHYPKIVRENALDFIQNIDRNNTQSLLVTASLDIWVKPFAEKLKMQLVSTRAEFKNGVFTGNFIGKNCNGKEKLVRIKEEIHDSRYDKIIAFGDTSGDKPMLKWANEGHYQFFH, from the coding sequence ATGAAAAAATTGTATTGTTTTGATTTTGACGGAACACTGACGTATAAGGATACCATGTTTATGTATCTTAAATTCTACGATTCTACAAAATATAGAATACAATTTTTAAGACACGTACCTCTTTTTATTCTGTTGAAGCTTAAATTGGCTGAAACAGAAAAGGTAAAGAAAAGTTTTATTGGTTCTATTCTTAAAGGACAGACCCAGGAAAAAATTGAATTAAAATCCAAGCAGTTCTTTGAGTTGCATTACCCTAAAATTGTAAGGGAAAATGCCCTGGACTTTATACAAAATATCGATAGGAATAATACACAAAGCTTATTGGTAACTGCCTCGCTGGACATCTGGGTGAAACCTTTTGCCGAGAAGCTGAAAATGCAGCTCGTATCTACGCGTGCAGAGTTTAAAAACGGAGTTTTTACAGGAAATTTTATCGGAAAAAACTGCAACGGAAAAGAAAAACTGGTCAGAATAAAGGAGGAAATTCATGATTCCAGGTATGATAAAATTATTGCATTTGGTGATACTTCCGGAGATAAGCCAATGTTGAAATGGGCAAATGAGGGACATTACCAATTTTTTCATTAA